One genomic segment of Leucoraja erinacea ecotype New England unplaced genomic scaffold, Leri_hhj_1 Leri_633S, whole genome shotgun sequence includes these proteins:
- the LOC129694351 gene encoding solute carrier family 22 member 6-B-like produces the protein MAFGDLLEIVGGLGRYQAIHVLLLSLPLTFISSNNVLQNFIGAVPDHRCRLGLGLGNKLNVTWEPLAGDLVRLFVPVDQQGRADKCRLYTEPQWHLLLSNVTRGNGSGAETQPCTDGWEYDRSQFSNTIVTEVGTLVSV, from the coding sequence ATGGCGTTTGGAGATTTGTTGGAGATAGTTGGTGGCTTGGGGAGGTACCAGGCCATCCACGTCTTGCTCCTGTCCTTACCTCTGACCTTCATATCCAGCAACAATGTGCTGCAGAACTTTATTGGTGCCGTCCCTGACCACCGCTGccgtctgggtctgggtctgggcaaCAAACTCAACGTGACATGGGAGCCTCTGGCCGGGGATCTTGTGCGGCTCTTTGTGCCCGTAGACCAGCAGGGGCGAGCGGACAAGTGCCGTCTCTACACCGAACCGCAGTGGCACCTCCTGTTGTCCAACGTTACACGGGGTAACGGGAGCGGGGCGGAGACACAGCCGTGTACAGATGGGTGGGAGTACGACCGCTCCCAGTTCAGTAACACCATCGTGACCGAGGTAGGGACACTCGTGTCCGTCTAG